The following coding sequences lie in one Spea bombifrons isolate aSpeBom1 chromosome 5, aSpeBom1.2.pri, whole genome shotgun sequence genomic window:
- the MC5R gene encoding melanocortin receptor 5 — MTLVMNSSLQLRVLELNLNSLEGNSTIPTSKTKPSSCDQVVIAAEVFLTLGIVSLLENILVIFAVIKNKNLHSPMYFFVCSLAVADMLVSVSNAWETITINLIKNRLLVMEDAFIRHIDNVFDSMICISVVASMCSLLAIAVDRYITIFYALRYHNIMTMKRAGIIIACIWTFCTGCGIIFILYYESTYVIICLISMFFTMLFLMVSLYIHMFLLARTHVKRIAALPGYNSVHQRTSMKGAITLTILIGIFIVCWAPFFLHLILMISCPQNLYCVCFMSHFNMYLILIMCNSVIDPLIYAFRSQEMRKTFKEIICCCSMRIICDFPSKY; from the coding sequence ATGACCTTAGTGATGAACTCATCTCTCCAGTTACGTGTGCTAGAACTTAATTTAAACAGTTTGGAGGGTAACAGCACAATACCAACCAGCAAGACCAAGCCCTCATCATGCGATCAAGTGGTAATAGCTGCAGAGGTATTTCTAACACTTGGCATAGTGAGCCTCCTTGAGAACATTCTCGTCATCTTTGCAGTTATTAAGAATAAGAATCTGCATTCCCCTATGTATTTCTTTGTATGTAGCCTAGCGGTTGCTGATATGTTAGTTAGTGTGTCCAATGCTTGGGAGACAATTacaataaatttaataaaaaataggcTTTTAGTTATGGAAGATGCTTTTATTCGGCATATTGATAATGTTTTCGACTCAATGATCTGCATATCTGTGGTGGCTTCCATGTGCAGTTTACTTGCAATAGCGGTGGACAGATACATCACCATCTTTTATGCTCTACGttaccataacattatgacaatGAAAAGAGCAGGCATCATTATTGCATGTATATGGACATTCTGCACTGGATGTGGGATTATCTTCATTCTTTATTATGAATCCACATATGTTATAATTTGTCttatttcaatgtttttcaCAATGCTTTTTCTCATGGTATCTCTGTATATCCATATGTTCTTGCTGGCACGCACCCATGTTAAAAGGATAGCAGCTTTACCTGGATACAACTCAGTCCATCAGAGGACAAGTATGAAGGGAGCAATAACTCTGACCATACTGATAGGCATTTTTATTGTATGCTGGGCTCCATTCTTTCTCCATCTTATTCTCATGATTTCTTGTCCGCAGAAcctatattgtgtgtgttttatgtccCACTTTAATATGTATCTGATTCTCATTATGTGTAACTCTGTCATTGACCCTTTGATATATGCATTTCGCAGTCAGGAAATGCGAAAAACTTTTAAGGAAATAATATGTTGCTGCAGTATGAGAATTATATGTGATTTTCCTAGCAAATATTAA